Proteins from a single region of Rana temporaria chromosome 5, aRanTem1.1, whole genome shotgun sequence:
- the LOC120939760 gene encoding uncharacterized protein LOC120939760, producing MSRSGAGASKYKKGAFFEMLDFLRNVMSLRSTATNISETEEETDTEFSQPDPMGETGVTESEAAEDATRAARPIPPTTSVPIRSVGSTVRKRPQKNKLDNAMLSFMEEMKARRPDSNDPFLDPNNEDALFLRSQYHLLQKMNPDRKLDMRLAIGQYIGTCLKASMSGDPVPQVISPSQRQFYPDHPPPAPYTHRFQPSPIPHHYRAPASTAQNFPVPPQAPNYDPSPSQGTSRSDSSLFPTPYYQDL from the exons ATGTCCCGCAGTGGAGCTGGAGCCTCCAAGTACAAAAAGGGTGCATTTTTTGAAATGCTGGATTTCCTGCGTAACGTGATGAGCCTAAGAAG TACAGCCACTAACATCAGTGAAACGGAGGAGGAAACAGATACTGAATTTTCGCAGCCAGATCCCATGGGAGAAACAGGAGTGACAGAAAGTGAGGCAGCTGAAGATGCCACTAGAGCTGCAAGACCGATTCCACCAACCACAAGTGTGCCT ATTCGTTCAGTTGGTTCAACTGTGAGAAAGCgtccacaaaaaaacaaattagaTAACGCCATGCTGAGCTTCATGGAGGAGATGAAAGCAAGAAGACCTGACTCCAACGATCCTTTTTTGGACCCTAACAACGAGGACGCTTTATTCCTAAGAAGCCAGTACCACCTGCTACAAAAAATGAATCCGGATCGAAAACTTGATATGCGCCTGGCAATTGGCCAGTATATCGGTACTTGTCTGAAGGCTTCTATGTCAGGAGACCCTGTGCCCCAAGTTATCTCCCCTTCCCAACGCCAATTCTACCCCGATCACCCACCACCAGCTCCCTACACTCACCGATTCCAACCCAGCCCTATACCCCATCATTACCGTGCCCCTGCCTCCACTGCCCAAAATTTTCCAGTCCCACCCCAGGCACCCAACTATGATCCCTCTCCTTCCCAGGGGACTTCACGATCTGATTCCTCCCTTTTCCCCACCCCTTATTATCAAGatctataa
- the LOC120939759 gene encoding putative nuclease HARBI1 gives MDLGNYDQNVTSFVMMYYVWRKKSLTRKMSARGRRYWAHPMLLKRPSEGFFALQYADLRRYPPKFLNFTRMTIPTFDYLLEKLHPRLYRTNTDMRLAVPPEERLLITLRFLASGVSYTSLSHFFLLGISTISVIVHETCEAIWEELRSSAMPVPDATMWQEIATGFWKKTQFPNCVGALDGKHVRIQMPPGSGSQFFNYKKYFSLVLMAICDSNYKFIAVDIGAYGSNADARIFSSSVMGRRILEGHFNFPADQPLPSTVGPDLPHVLVADEAFGLSHHLLRPYARQNLTTPKKIFNYRLSRARRLIECTFGILSGKWCIFHSAIQLSVENAQLAIQACCVLHNVIREKEGISVEEEDEVDLPSVRFSGLRPNNSAITMRDNFTNFFMSPEGEVPWQYQYV, from the exons ATGGATTTGGGGAATTATGATCAGAATGTGACATCATTTGTCATGAtgtactatgtgtggagaaaaaaaagcttGACCAGGAAGATGTCTGCTAGGGGACGCAGGTACTGGGCACATCCCATGCTCCTCAAAAGGCCAAGTGAGGGTTTCTTTGCGCTGCAATATGCAGATTTGCGACGTTACCCTCCTAAATTTTTGAATTTCACTAGAATGACGATCCCAACGTTTGATTATTTACTTGAAAAGTTACATCCCAGACTATACCGTACAAACACAGACATGCGACTTGCTGTGCCTCCAGAGGAGCGACTTCTCATTACCCTCAG GTTTCTTGCATCTGGAGTGTCTTATACGTcactaagccatttttttttattgggaatatCGACCATATCAGTGATAGTGCATGAGACCTGCGAAGCAATATGGGAGGAGCTTCGTTCTTCTGCAATGCCGGTTCCTGATGCTACCATGTGGCAGGAAATTGCGACTGGCTTTTGGAAAAAAACTCAATTCCCCAATTGTGTTGGAGCTCTGGATGGGAAACATGTCAGAATCCAGATGCCACCAGGATCTGGCTCGCAATTtttcaattataaaaaatatttttcactaGTGCTAATGGCAATTTGCGACAGTAACTACAAATTTATTGCCGTTGATATAGGAGCCTATGGATCGAATGCCGACGCAAGAATATTTTCATCATCAGTAATGGGGAGAAGAATACTGGAGGGACACTTTAATTTCCCAGCAGATCAACCACTACCATCAACTGTAGGACCAGATTTGCCACATGTTCTAGTTGCTGATGAGGCATTTGGACTTTCTCATCATCTTTTAAGGCCTTATGCCAGGCAGAATTTAACGACCCCAAAGAAAATTTTCAACTACCGCTTGAGTCGTGCAAGGCGCCTTATTGAATGCACCTTTGGCATTTTGAGCGGCAAATGGTGCATATTTCATAGCGCTATACAACTTAGCGTGGAGAATGCCCAACTGGCAATCCAAgcctgctgtgtcctccacaaTGTCATCCGCGAGAAGGAAGGGATTTCTgttgaggaagaggacgaggtagACCTACCATCTGTGCGCTTTTCCGGACTGCGACCCAACAATTCAGCTATTACCATGCGTGACAATTTTACTAATTTTTTTATGTCCCCAGAAGGAGAGGTTCCGTGGCAGTATCAATATGTGTAA